CTGGATATGCGCTCGGAAACCTCCGATGTACCGGCACCAGCCAGCTCTTTAATAGAAAGAAAAACGATAAGCATTATTACCGCTACGGCTCCCAGCACCCCGGCAATCCCGGTGCCGCCAAGAGCAGTAATAGTTGTTATTGTGCTTACTGTGACTGTTATAATCATCTCTTTACACCAGGGGTATAAAGCACAGTATTACAGAAGCTGCCCTTTTTTAGTTGGAAAATTAGAAAGAAATAAGTACCTGTGCTCAAAGTACTATATGGGCGATTATATTTTGTCGTTAAACTATGCAGTTGCAATTCACCTGTATTGTTAAAGATTCAATGCGGCGTTTCTGCCGGCAATACGGCCGAAAACCAGGCAGTCCGTTACAGCACAGCTTCCCAGGCGGCATGCTCCATGAATCCCCCCTGTGACCTCGCCTGCAGCATACAGCCCTTCAATTGGTTTCTGGTTGGTATCTATTACCTGGCCGGAAGTATTGATTTGGATGCCGCCCATGGTGTGGTGCACCTTCGGCCACAACCGTATACTGTAATAGGGAGGCTGGCAAACCGGCTTCACCCCATTTAATACAGGTTTGCCAAATTCATCATCTGTCTGCTGTTCCATGTGATGGTTGTACTTATCTAACGAAAGCTTAAGGCTATCGGGATTCATGCCATAAAGCGAGGCCAGCTCTTCCAAATCGCCAGTCTGTTTTATCTTGTTCTTCATAACAAAATCCACCTCCAAGTTTTATTCATGGTAATGAAATATGCAAAGCAGGTATAACTTAATTGCTGTAAATACCACCTCCTTTATTGTTAGCAATAACAGTTAAACCGC
This genomic interval from Dehalococcoidales bacterium contains the following:
- a CDS encoding FAD-binding protein; amino-acid sequence: MKNKIKQTGDLEELASLYGMNPDSLKLSLDKYNHHMEQQTDDEFGKPVLNGVKPVCQPPYYSIRLWPKVHHTMGGIQINTSGQVIDTNQKPIEGLYAAGEVTGGIHGACRLGSCAVTDCLVFGRIAGRNAALNL